A window of the Cannabis sativa cultivar Pink pepper isolate KNU-18-1 chromosome X, ASM2916894v1, whole genome shotgun sequence genome harbors these coding sequences:
- the LOC115702070 gene encoding uncharacterized protein LOC115702070: MEEEESVLHCLVTCRVVKLCWNRVGIGTVVTPGSGFLDWCWGVFQHATSDQLCLMATICWAVWGARNDLVWNGKAVHPDNVVEFAKKYLDQWKNARQSDSDTSYSTFQAGDGNEHWCPPHSDSIKINVDAALFERNRSYGFGLVARDSNGLLIEGHTALVYGAVELVLAEVLGIKEALSWIKEAKWQNVTLESDCLCAVQAIRSSLDMISTFGLIVKDCESLLASLTNVSISFVKRSANLVAHNFAKAAILFPDRRFSLEHVPTDLLPCLVAEVYG; the protein is encoded by the coding sequence ATGGAAGAAGAGGAGAGTGTTTTGCACTGTTTGGTGACTTGCCGTGTTGTCAAACTGTGTTGGAATCGGGTTGGTATCGGGACGGTGGTGACTCCTGGATCTGGTTTTTTGGACTGGTGCTGGGGTGTGTTTCAGCATGCTACCTCGGATCAATTGTGCTTAATGGCTACTATTTGTTGGGCTGTTTGGGGAGCCCGAAATGACCTGGTTTGGAATGGAAAAGCTGTTCATCCCGATAACGTTGTTGAGTTTGCAAAAAAGTATCTTGATCAATGGAAAAATGCTCGTCAGTCGGATTCCGATACATCTTACTCTACTTTCCAAGCAGGAGATGGAAATGAGCATTGGTGTCCTCCACATAGTGATAGCATCAAGATTAATGTAGACGCGGCATTGTTTGAAAGGAATCGATCATATGGCTTTGGTCTTGTCGCTAGGGACTCAAACGGTTTGCTTATAGAGGGACACACGGCTCTGGTTTATGGTGCAGTGGAACTAGTCCTAGCGGAGGTGTTGGGAATTAAGGAGGCTCTTAGTTGGATCAAAGAAGCGAAGTGGCAAAATGTCACTCTTGAATCAGATTGTCTTTGTGCGGTTCAGGCCATCCGAAGTTCCTTAGACATGATTTCTACTTTTGGTTTGATTGTAAAAGACTGTGAAAGCTTGCTTGCTTCTCTTACAAATGTTTCTATttcttttgttaaacgatctgctaatTTAGTGGCCCATAACTTTGCTAAGGCTGCTATTTTATTTCCTGATCGTCGTTTCAGTTTGGAGCATGTTCCAACTGATTTGTTACCTTGTTTAGTAGCAGAAGTTTATGGCTAA